TTCCAGGTAATGCGATGCATGTTTCTTTCATGCGACACACATTTTGGTTTGTTGTATATTTATGACTCGTTCAGTTTTGCTTTTGCTACGGGACGATATGTGATGATTGGGACCTTCTACATACTACTATGATGTATGACGAACTGGCACGTAAACCTTCCTTGCAATTTCATCGCCTATTGTCTTCGCCGATGTGATATAAAGTTAGAAGTTGATATCAAATACTCTTGGTGGATTTGATGTGGTGATTGGTATGGAATGACTATCTAAGAATAATGCTATCATTTTATGTTCTAAGAAGATAGTGAGACGTACTACTAAGGATGGCAAGGTTATTTCAGTTTATGGTGATTAGAAGAAAGGAAGTTTAAAGATTATAAATATGATGAAGGATCGTAAATGCATACGACAATATAAGACTCATTTTCTTGCTTATGTTATTGTCACACGAAAGGAGAAGCCTAATGCTTCTAACGTTGATGTAGTATCTGAATTTCCTGATGTTTTTTCCTGATGATCTCCCCGGTATTCCTCCCGACCGTGAGGTCACATTTTAGATAGATCTTATGTCCAAGTTCCTCACCTTAGTGAGCTCCAATTCtctttgtcaaaaagaaagatggttctatCCGTATGTGCATAGACTACCGTCAGCTTAACAAGCAAATAGATAAGAATAAGTATCCTCTCCCTCGTATTGGTGATCTCTTTGATCAACTTCATGGTGCTTCTCACTTCTCAAAGGTTGATTTACGGTCTGACTACCATCAATTAAAAGTTGATGAAAAAGATGTAGCCAAGACAGCTTTTCGTACACGTTATGGGCACTATGATTTTCTTGTCATGCCGTTTTGGTTGACAAATGCTCCTCCCGCTTTTATGGATCTTATGAATCGGGTATGTCGTCCGTTTCTAGATCATTATGTGATTGTCCTTATGACAATATTCTTATTTACTCTAAGTCTGAAGCTGAGCACCGTGAGCACTTAAGAGCCATTCTTGAAGTTCTTAgggaaaaaaagttatatgtaaAGGTCTCAAAGTGTGAATTCTGGCTCCGAGAAGTGCAATTTCTTGGGCATGTCATCTCGTCTGAAGGTATAAAAAGTTGATCCTGCAAAGATTGAAGCTGTCTCAAAATGGGAACAGCCTAAGACATCCACGGAAATCAAAAGTTTTGCTTGGTTTAGCGGGCTATTATCGAAGGTTCATACAAGATTTCTCTCGTATAGCTAAACCTATGACCGAATTGACAAAGAAAGGAGTGAAGTACTTGTGGACGGAAGCTCAAGAAAAGGCCTTTCAAACGCTTAACACAAAGTTATGTGAAGCTCCTGTCCTCGCCTTACCCGAAGGTACTGATGATCTTGTTGTCTATAGTGATGCTTCTATTTTAGGCTtgggttgtgttcttatgcaaagGGACAAAGTCATTGCTTATGCTTCACGTCAGTTGAAGCCTCATGAAAGAAATTACCCGACACATGACTTAGAGTTAACTGCTGTGGTGTTTGCTTTGAAGCTATGGAGACACTACTTATATAGCACTAAGTGTACATTGTACACTGATCATAAAAGTTTGCAATATGTGTTCACTCAAAAGGATATGAATGTAAGACAACAAAGATGAATGGAACTtctgaaagattatgattgtgagattaAATATCGTCCTAGTAAAGCTAATGTTGTTGCAGATGCATTAAGTCGAAAGGTGCAAAATTCTTCCTGCAAATTGATGAGTATGGTTGTCCAAGCCAAGTCTGGTTTGCTTGAGCGCATCAAGAAAGCCTAGGCTAAGGCTCTTCTGAAAGAGAATGTTGACAAAGAAGGTAACggtaagaagaagaagaagcgcCTTGTATGGAAATGAACAGCCGTGGATTTCAGACATATAAAGGTCGAATTTGGGTACCATTGCTTGGTGGTAACCGAGAGTTGATCCTTGAAGAAGCCCATAGGTCAAGATATTCAGTTCACCCCGGTATCacaaagatgtatgcagatttgAAGCCTATCTATTGGTGGCCAAACATCAAGGGAAAAGTTTCTCATTTTGTCAGTTTGACTTGTGCACGTGTGAAAGCTGATCACAAAAAGCCATATGGTTTGTTACAGCAATTGGAGATTCCGGAATGGAAATGGGATGGTCACTAGAAATTGATTGAATTGGCTTATaataatagctatcatgcaAGAATTGGAATGCCACCATTTGAAATGCTTTATGGTGGAAGGTGTAGGACTCCAAGTTTGGAGCCCGGCGAAAAGCAAATTATAGGTCATGAAATTATAGAAATCATAGCTGAAAAAGTTATATTGCTAAAGAAGCTTTACGTGTAGCAAGAGAACGTCAAAAGACTTATATCGTAAGAAAAGAAGACCGGTCGTATTCAAAGAAAGTGATTTTGTGATGCTGAAAGTGTCTCCATGGAAAGGTATATTACGatttggaaagaaaggaaagcTAAGTCCACATTTCATTGGACATTTCATGTATTAAAACGCATTAAGGATCTTGCTTATCAATTGGAATTGCCTCCAGAATTGGATGGAATTCACAACACATTACATGTTTCTTATTTGAGGAAATGCTTGGCGGAAGAATCAAGTGTTAATCCTATTGAAGATGTGAGCAGTGATCCTATGAAGAAAATGATAGATGAACCAGTGGAAGTACTTAGcagaaaggaaaagaaactcCGCCGAAAAGTGATTGATCTTGTTTTGATCAAATGGAAACATAATCATGGTGAAAGTCTAACATGGGAGACTGAATCCGTGATGAAGGAGAAGTACCAAGATCTATTCATTTCTGAAAAGATTCCGAGGATGGAATCCTCTTAAAggggaggtaattgtaacatcccaaactttttgaGTTTGACTTATTGACTTGACCGTTAGTCAACGTTAAGTTTCGTTAAGTTTATGTGCCTTATATgggattatgtgattaaatgcttatatGTTTAATATGAATTTAATGAAAGTATTTCaaagaaaagtatgaaagtTAAGTGCTTGTTAGATCGTTAAGTCTCCCGGTAATTTAATTAAGCTACAAATGTAACGTTTAGGAAGTTGAGGGACTTATGGGTACTTAATGAAAGATGTGTCCAGGAGTTTAATGCTTAATTAGACTCAAACATTAGTCATAATTTCGTGCTATAGCCCTAAGTTCATATCCCCTTCCTCTCAAAGAAAGTTTTCTTGAAGATTCATTCATTTCGTGCCGTCTGGATCAAGTTTTGCTAAGATCTTGAATCCCCTATgtcatctacaggtaatataggtaatcttctcttttaaatctgatcttatgagtcatagatgagtattcaatCCAGGCCATAGGGTTTGGGTTGGGATATTTGATTAAACGTTTACCGAATTCATGTTATTCGGGTGTTTCAATgatgatttatgttgtaaaggattaaaggattgattgatgaattaaagtcatcaaaagtgttgTTAAAGAGGTCAATTTTATGTCTCCAGGTCGGGCTAAGGGTTTGAGATTGAATGAGAATCGTTTAGAGCAATTTCAAAATTGGGTTTGCTGGTCGGCACCCTAGGTGCAACGCACCACTGCCCAAATTGGGATTTTGAATTTTCGATGGgagcccgatatgcgacgcaccaagggctggtgcggcgcacctgtaTCTGATCTGAGTTTTAGTTGATTGGTGCCATGCACCAGTTAGGGGTGCGACGCACCTGATGCCCAGTTTGCACAAAACATTTCGTTTAGCTTATATGTCGATCTTATACtcattataggtagtcgggagcacttagcaagcactatAATCAGTTAATAACAGGTTCTTAAGCTGTAccaaggtaagataacatcttttgttaCCTGGTGGTACACCAAAATACGTTTTCATAAGTAAAACCTTTCAAACGTTTATTTAtgattaaaagtaaagtaaaggggaTTATGGGAGGTTGATATGGGATATGATGCTTACCTTTCTATGATGAATGATATGTATATGCAGGTCGCAAATGCATAAGGTAAGTTCCTATATTATGGAATGATGATATGCTTATGAAATGTGAATAGGATATGATGCCATGTTTATGTTTTGTGATCATGATACATTGTTATGCTTAAGCTAAATGATCACGATATAATGTTATGCTTTTGATATGTGAACACGGAATGGTGAcatgtttatgatatgattatttgtgtggcttgatcacctagtcactagtcctttgattaggattgtcatgttcacgtgcacgttaagggccctaaagtaattacgatatgtgattaactttggtgaaagtgtagcctacgttaatataaagtaaagataaaagtgattagtttaggtgaaagtgtagcctaaactaatgtaataaagaagtctcgagcatatttaAAGtcgtgttaagcttaacccgtgctagctgtaaagctagtgcgtacgtggtcacttgagttgctccttgtcgcatagttatgtttttttattccaggtggagtaactaaccaccaatgcgtaaaggcataaacggtttattcagttggaaatgactttgtctttccttaacgacgccgatggaccccatattggttacccatcatgtcgggtgtgaggactccctgtatggtctatgaccgcctacacacaaccccacatccctaagtatgtgtggcttatgttacatagcctacgtctaggcaaaagaaaagtaaagaagtaaagaaagtaaagaaagatgaaaagtaaaaCTTTATGATGATAAGCACATTTAGGACTACGATGAATTTCTAATGTGTTTTGCTATATGATGCTTATGATGTTCATgatgtttcttatgtttatgatgtttatgatgctcatgtgatattaacatataaCGATGACATGcttttgttaatatatctaattggcaaatgttttcaaatatgttattcttaCTTAGTTAATttgttagctaacacttgctctttgaaaatgttgtgccatcaGATTAGATGAGTTTGGAGCTAAAGAAAGGATAGCTTGGTGAGTATGGGTAGAGACATTAAAGACGATAgcatttatgttcttgatgtttAAACTACCTTAGCCTTTTGTTTGACTACTtcatttacgatattatgattaaagaCTATGTAATAATACCTCatttatattaaagtttttaatttgtatctaatctaaatgatgatataagcgGGAgataatttgatgaaattgagcgatttgattggctgataagtcattagttcaactatcttatagtatatattaagattaagatattgGTAATGTACCAACAAGGAATTAGCCTAGTAGTAAGGCAAACACTTTGTGACCTTAAGGTCCTAGGTTCGATCCCCGCTGGATgcaaaaaataattcctttaaggtacccgttaccaatgaagcgtAGACCAATATGTGgagtttaaatacgcgggttcgatccttcggggtgcccacatcatgtggggattaggattgaagtattttaccggcattttatggctcatacggggtgggtcgatggatatccaattgtggtactgGGACTAGAGTTCCCCCATtacctttatttatttatttatttttaagatattGGTAATGTATTtcaatttttgttatcttagaaaataataaatattatggagtatgttttattatatatttacaaacgAAAAGTATATGACACCCGATTGTAGTTAGCTTCTACgttcaaaaacaataataaacgaTGATGAAACACATTATATAACATGCATTGCGATAACTTACATGTATAACAAACATAACACAACAATTTATGCAATATGAAAAAATACTAATACTATACAAATATTactatacatacatgtataGTCTAAACCATATGGAAATTGTAAGTTACAGTTACGACCTACGAATATCAGCTAACGTAtaaaataatatgataataataataaattaataaatactcCGTATAAAAGAAGAAGACTTTAGTAGAAGATGTTATAGTTACAGGTTGGATATTAGACGTGGGAGTGGGCGTTAAATTCAACATATATAACATCAAACGTGAATCCCTCTTCTTCGTATTAAAATCAATTAGTATCAACAGATCATCCTATATTCGATGACCTCCTTTGTTGCTCCCCTTCCACACCACACCACACCACACCACACCACACCACATATTTTTTCTTCAACATTTACTTTATTATAAAGAAGAATCcaaatcaattaaataattaaatataaataaattgttgttttcCAACATTTACTTCACTTTATTAATAACTAgtttaaaacaacaaaaaactaAGTTAGTATTGTCAAAATATAcgtatagtaataataataaaaatgttttatatgTTCCATTTTATTTTAACGAGTTTTGCTTTCGAAGCCTTACGgactttcgttaaggtgcattataTAGTCGTATACCTAATATCAAAATTCAGGGGTGAACTTTTGATACGGAAATGTACAATTCTTTTATGGACGTTTTCTATTTTAGTTTGTAAAGATGATATGCTTCACCTGTTAAAgatagatttttaaaaaggtttgaatagttttatttttaataatatttaactTTTACGCAAGGTTTTGAGTTCGATTCTTAGGACCGACAAGCATTGAGATTTTTCTCTTCGAATACTTGTAATGGCTCATGGTCACCATCTTGTTGCCTAAGTACGTGCAAAgattcactaaaaaaaaataaaattaaaatctttttattcacataaaagataaatgatgtattgtatatatatatctggtggaagaaattttaatttgatataataGTTAAAAGAAGAATGAGATATatattatctaccaatatattgTCATAAGATATATGTAATaagtacatgtatatataattgatcAGTTTAATAAAGAAACTGGTAATGGATTTTTAAGACAAAAAAGGACACATTATGACACATATATTAGCTTGGATATATATTCTACCCATTCTAAATGATGATTACGtatatcctttttatttatctttatatctGTCAATAATATTAAGATAGAGAATTATTCCAAAACAATAATAAAGGTTTAGCTTCTTATACAAGTCATCAATCTGATTGACTATGTTCATtgttttacatttaaaaattaaaaagttccAAACAAAGACTTTTTCATGCAAAATTCTCATATAAAGCTAGCCTACATTCCTTTACTAAATCTTTGTATTCCTATCTCATTTCTAGGAGACCAAATATTTAGCCATAAAAAGCCTTGGgacatatagttatatatggCTGAGTTGGGGAATATGTCCGGGTGTGGTGTATTTAGCGCGGTTTTTGGTCGAAGGCCTAGACGTTCGGTCTCAACAGGCTCACTACCGAATGTCGATGTGCTTGAGTTCCCTAAAACTACAAGCAGCCGGGGTTCCGATACAAGGAGAAGAAAAGGGTCACATGGTTCATCAATTGATTATTCATCAAGTACAGTAGAACAACCCGAGAATAAAACTGACCGAATTATTCCTAGGCCTACGCCAAATCAAAAAAGGAAGGCCATCCCACCAGTATATGTGCAGTCTCAACAAACAGATAAGAAAAGTGTACCTGATGTAAAGGTAGGATCAGGAGGGTCAAAAGTTAGACCAAGTGGTCAACATTTCCAAAATGATGGAGCAAACAAAAAGGTTGCTCAAGGAATGATGAGATCAGGAGAGCTTGAAGCCATGATTGAAGATCATCAAAGATCAAACTATAACGGTAACATGAAAGTATTTGGAAATTTGGGTAATTTACGCCAAATGAATCCAAACAATGTTAACTATATTCCCAAAAACGTTCAAATTGAACGGCCCGTGCCAAATGGAATGGGGAACATTACAAGGCCACAAGCAAAGGCTAATCCTTATTGTAGAGCTCTATCTACAAGAATGGATCCTGAACAGTTGAAGATCATGGGTAATGAAGATTATAAAAACGGCCGTTTTGCTGAAGCATTGTCGCTTTATGATGCTGCGATTTCTCTTGATCCAGAAAAAGCGTCATACAGAAGCAACAAAAGTGCAGCCTTAACTAGCTTAGGGAGGCTTTTAGAAGCAGTGTTTGAAGCCAAAGAAGCTATCAGAATTGAACCCTTCTACCAAAGGGCTCATAATCGTCTAGCCACATTATATCTCAGGTAATCATACCTGATATATCATAATTCTctctgttttttgtttttcttttctgattATCATGACAAGTTATTGTATAAAGCTAATATATATGCTGTATGTGTGTCAACATTTCTATTAGTAAAAGTGATAATATGTTATATGTCATGCTAGGATTCAAAAAAGTTCACACTTGAAAATGTGGGGATTAGAAATATCAGGAagtaaatttataagttttcatACATTAGAATGTGGAAATTTTTTCAGGTTCATAGGTGGGATTCAGAATTAATTTCTCATTAGCTAACTTttcaaacaaaatcattattcTTCACAATTCTAAGAGTGTGAAAATGCCTAACAGCCCAAATTAATGACATTTTTTGTTGTAGTGTCAATAGATTTCTAGAATCGACTGAATTGCTGTACTGCACatttttttactaaaacttGAATGCAAGTGCAGATTAGGAGAGCCAGAAAAAACAATTTGCCACTATAAACAGGCAGGGTCAGAAGCTGAACCTGATCTTATCACAAAAGCCCAAAATCTTCAGATGCACCTTACCAAGTGTAACGAGGCAAAGAAGAGAAGAGATTGGAATAGATTGTTAAAAGAAACCAGTCTAGCAATATCTTCCGGCGCAGATTTTGCTTTACAGGTGATTATACAGATCAAACCATTACAGACTAGATcgttagttttcaaatgataatATCATTAACTAATACGAAATGTTTATTTGTGTACTGAATATTTTTAGATATACACGATGAAAGCCGAGGGGTTATTGAAGTTGCATAGGCACCAAGAAGCAAACCAAGTGTTGAGCAGTGCGCCAAAGTTTGATGTAGATGACTGCACCAAGTTTTACGGTCCCATCATCCATGCTAGTATATTGGTCATACGGGCTCAAGTCTATCTGGCTGCTGGCAGGTACTTGTATAACCACATCCTGCATTGAACTTATTTGAAACACGTGTCCAGTGATCTTGTGATATTGTTGATTTTGTTCTAGATATAtacttgttttagtttataaatctcCCAAATAGACCAAGTACTCAAAGGCTAATTGTAATAAACTAAGATTGACTTGCAAAGGCCGAGCTCTAGGCTGTAGTTCAGGTGACCTGCACCGAGTTGGAGGAATATACGTATTTAATTTCAATTATCTATCCAAGATGTCAACTTAAAAAATAGTCACAATGTCAACTGCAACGTTGAATTGTGATTCATTTGATAAAAACTGAACACTTCAAATTGTTAGTTGAACCCCCATTGATTTGGTCATGGTATACATCCTAGGAAACTTCAAAGCTTACCGAACTCAATACAATATGTTCTGTTTCTGTAGAAAATGGAAAAGGGTAATTTGCATAAAATAGTAACGAACTTTACATCAATTCTCAAATCTAGAAAATTAAGCATACAAGTTATTCATAATAAGCAACTTTTGATAGTCATCCATTGCATAAAGCCATAAACTACACGTATCAACATCTGACCgactttctatttttaaatattcTTATACATGATTTGTATAGTTAGAACTAAATCGAATGTTGATTTCTGTAATtgataaaatttgaaagttgcatttttttcatatatataaatttgggaGCTATGCAAAATTAGTTGCTATTTTAGCAAATAACTCTAGAAGAGATATGCAGCACATAtaacttcaaatttttattgCAGACAATTACTTGTTACAAAACAGAAATTTTAGTAATAGCACTCTtctttgtaaatatatatacacgtcTATATAAGATTGATAAGTGCTGATTTTTATATCCTAATAATTAGGATTGATGATGCAATGGAGGAGGTTCAGACTGCGGCAAAGATGGACCCAAACAATAAAGATGCGAATATAATGGTGCATAGAACCAAGGCTATAATCGATGCCAGGTTCAAAGGCAATGATTTGTTCAAGGCTGCTAAATACTTAGAGGCCTGCAATGCTTATGGAGAGGGGCTTGATCATGAGCCTTTTAACTCTGTGTTGCTCTGCAATCGTGCTGCTTGTCGAGCTAAACTTGGTCAGTTTGAAAAAGCCATTGAGGATTGCACCATGGCCTTAAATATACGTCCCTCTTATAGCAAAGCAAGACTACGGCGAGCTGACTGCAGTGCTAAGGTGAAAGAGCCTTGTACAAATATTTAAGTTGTAATTTTCTGTTGATGTATGTTTAAGTTACTAAATTTCTGATTTTGGATGCATAAAACAGTTAGGAAAATGGCAAGCATCCATAGACGATTATGAGATGTTAACGAGAGAATCGCCGGAAGATGAGGCCGTTAGAAAGTCCTTGAAAGAGGCTAAAGATCAGCTAAATAGAGCATGATTCTATAAAAAGGACTATGCAACATCCTTGCCGTGTAACACAAATGAggttaaatatatttgtttgagTGAAACAGTTTCATGTAGATTAATTTTGTTCCTCATTTCTCAATACTTGATTATCATTGAAAGAGAATGCTTGATAAGTTTGCATCTACGGAGTATAAAACATGATATATTGGTGAATGGTGATTGGTGTTACATATTTCTTGTGGTGGTGTTACTTGTTGTCATTTGTCAAGTAGTGAGTAGACAGATTAGTCCCACCCAGCAAATGCCCAATCCAATGTTGGGTAATCTTGACATATATTTTAGAGTCCTTAGTATTTTGAATTAAGAGTCTAGTATGTCATGTGACCTGTTATGTTCTCATCAGGTTGTTTAAGTTTTATGTTAGTTTGTTGGTATGGTAAGTAAATGAGTCTAGCATTGTATATCAATAGGATATACAATAGTCAGTAAGCCTAGTGGAAATCTCTACACGTTTGTTTATTAGTAAGTTAGTATTTGACCAAGTCACAAAAGGGGTACGTTGGGTGGAGAAGTGGTCCTCCATGTACCAGTTATGTAGGCAGACTTGGCAGTTTGTTTGGAGCCAGTTTTAAAGTCACACGTGATGTAGTATGTATGCCTATATAAGGCTTGTTTATGCTATTGAATGAAAGACATCACACAACAGTTTTCCTTTAAACAATACTCTCTGCATATTTCAGTTTCCTTTACATATCATAAAACCAGAAACTTACAACTTAAATAAGAGCCTAGAACCATCATCCAATTATTCCAATATGATTTATGAAACCCAAAAGATTAATGTACAGGAAACCAGGAGCCATGTATATTTCAGCCCATGATACTATCAAAGCCCATGATACCATCAAGGCCCATGATCTTAATCTATATTCCATTATCAATAACTAAGGTCCAGTcttaaaattgtaaattttaacttttaggTACATATATTTATGTTACTGTTTCACATTATTTAACActtaaataaaattcaatacactaattatatttatattaatttaacttattataataaattaaagtcTAACATAaaacaatacatataaataaaactttaaataaaaaattaactttgTAATATATAATGTGATTCTCTTTTACACTACGGACACTGCCATACAAGACCGGTAGTTGGCGAAGCCAGTCGTCATCATCCGTAACCTTTTGCCTGTATAACCTTACTAAAcaactttaaagtttaaacatatATGTTTAAACATATATGGCTTCCATGTATAGCAAGAGCACATTTCAAGTCGTTTAATAAACTTAGAAGCAAAAGGTCATTCACTTGCTAGTGTAGTGGTTGGATACCCCGGATATTGTAACAAGGGTTACATGTTCGAATCTCATCTCGAGCATTGTTACTAGCTAATATTCTTGGCGTGCGAGTTGAATTTACAGGGTGGGGCGGGCGGGGGAGGGGATCAGGTAGGCCTCGGTATCCAGTCTGGATACGTGGTCCGGCCTTtcactgttcaaaaaaaaatttaaaaaaaaaaaaaattagaaacaaAAGCCAGCTAAAAAT
The Erigeron canadensis isolate Cc75 chromosome 2, C_canadensis_v1, whole genome shotgun sequence DNA segment above includes these coding regions:
- the LOC122589649 gene encoding TPR repeat-containing thioredoxin TTL4-like, which produces MAELGNMSGCGVFSAVFGRRPRRSVSTGSLPNVDVLEFPKTTSSRGSDTRRRKGSHGSSIDYSSSTVEQPENKTDRIIPRPTPNQKRKAIPPVYVQSQQTDKKSVPDVKVGSGGSKVRPSGQHFQNDGANKKVAQGMMRSGELEAMIEDHQRSNYNGNMKVFGNLGNLRQMNPNNVNYIPKNVQIERPVPNGMGNITRPQAKANPYCRALSTRMDPEQLKIMGNEDYKNGRFAEALSLYDAAISLDPEKASYRSNKSAALTSLGRLLEAVFEAKEAIRIEPFYQRAHNRLATLYLRLGEPEKTICHYKQAGSEAEPDLITKAQNLQMHLTKCNEAKKRRDWNRLLKETSLAISSGADFALQIYTMKAEGLLKLHRHQEANQVLSSAPKFDVDDCTKFYGPIIHASILVIRAQVYLAAGRIDDAMEEVQTAAKMDPNNKDANIMVHRTKAIIDARFKGNDLFKAAKYLEACNAYGEGLDHEPFNSVLLCNRAACRAKLGQFEKAIEDCTMALNIRPSYSKARLRRADCSAKLGKWQASIDDYEMLTRESPEDEAVRKSLKEAKDQLNRA